In Miscanthus floridulus cultivar M001 chromosome 8, ASM1932011v1, whole genome shotgun sequence, the sequence TTTTTTTTTAACACCCCATCTTGAGCCGCCCGGAGCTGCCGGCCTGCCGCTGCAGTTTATGCTGATGCTATTCGTGGACGGTCTCCGGGTGGCCTACTGGTCTGGCATCACGCAACGCAAGCACCAACGTGCAACGTTTGCTTATGGCGAAGGGGAAAACTACTGCACTAGCCAGTGAGATAATGTGGTTAAAGACGACCAGTTCGGAACCGATTGAGACAACTGGACCAACAAATGCAACAGTCTATCcgcaaaacttcaagcaaaaactGACCTATGGACTTGGCCATTTTTTATGTTTTGCTTGTAAAACATCCTATCTGCAGGACAAGCTTCCGAAGTACACATCGACCGACCTTTTTTTTCCTAAGCCAAGCAGCCACCATGGCTAACAAAACAGATCATGATGGGAAAGCGACCGAACGATCTTATGATCCACTTGCTGCCATAAGTAATTGCATCCAGATAAAAAGGACGAGGTACAGGACTTCTGGCAAGGCAACCAAcgcaaaaaaaaatcatttctgcAAGAGCTCTGCTGCAAATCGACACAGACATTCATCCCTTTGCATTTTTGTTTAAACAACTTGGGTAAAACGAGGCCCACATTTCATTTCATACATTTATCTTGCAAAAGAAACCAAAGGCGATGGATAAACTGTAAAGCTACTACCATCAGGTTCTATCCTGGCTTCCAACTGTGTACAAGAAGCCATTGCCTACATTAACAGGTAAAATGGCTGGGGCCAATTTGAGTGCTTGCATCTGGGTGATCATCAATATCCGGGTGGGCCAGCAAAGGAATATCGGGTGGACACAGGCAAACTTGGGCCATTGACCCTTGTCAAAACTGGCCGCTGAATGCCTTCACCATAAACACTAGTCGGGTGCTCATAAGTTGTCTGGTAGGATGCTCCCGGATTGAAGTCCATTGCGCGTGTAGAGAGTTTGTAGGAACGGTACAGCTCATCCACGCGTTCAGACCGTGCAGCAAGCTCTCCTGGCAGTGCTCGGTGATCTCTTACCAGAAGTGGATCCCTAACAGTTGCCTCAGCTGCAGTTCTGGAAACAACAGTGAAGttcaataatttgaatacaaacaaacaacaacaaagcctttaagtcccaaataagttggggtaggctagagttgaaacccatcagaagcaatcaaggttcaggcacgtgaatagctgtcttccaagcactcctatctaaggctaagtctttgggtatattccatcctttcaagtctccttttattgcctctacccaagtcaacttcggtcttcctctgcctctcttcacgttactatcctgacttaggattccgctacgcaccggtgcatctggaggtctccgttgcacatgtccaaaccatctcaaccggtgttggacaagcttttcttcaattggcgctacccctaatctctcacgtatatcatcgttccgaactcgatcccttctagtatgaccgcaaatccaacgcaacatacgcatttccgcgacacttagctgttgaacatgtcgtcttttcgtaggccaacattctgcaccatacaacatagcaggtctaatcgccgtcctataaaacttgccttttagcttctgtggtacccttttgtcacataggacaccagacgcttgccgccacttcatccaccctgctttgattctatggctaacatcttcatcaatatccccgtccctctgtagcattgatcctaaatatcgaaaggtatccttcctaggcactacttgaccttccaaactaacatcttcctcctcccgagtagcagtgccgaagtcacatctcatatactcagttttagttctactgagtctaaaacctttggactccaaagtctcccgccataactccagtttctggttcactcctatctggctttcatcaactagcactacatcgtccgcgaaaagcatacaccaagggatgtccccttgtatgtcccttgtgacctcatccatcactaaagcaaacaaataagttCAATAATTTGAATGTTTTCATAAAAGATAATAGAAATACAACTTTGTGAGGAAAAATGGACTCTCCATAAAAACAttgaattcaaacaaaaataTCACCTACAAGCTACCGACAAAGCTTACAAAGTAAACCAAGTATAACAGAAACTAAAATGGCTATGGGATGCCCACTGAAAAATAGACAGGTAAGAACAGTATACAAAAAATAAAATCTAAAGCACTTAGTTCAACACCAAACTCTGCATGTGAaaccttcttttcttttcttatatTTCTGAAATACtgtctccattccaaattataagacgctttgacttttttggtacgtcaattttgctatgtatctagatataccatgtctaaataccatatgtctagatacatagcaaaatcgatgtagaaaaaagtcaaagcgtcttacaatttggaatgcaGGGAGTATATGACAACCAATACACAATGCTTTTAAGGTTTCATTCCTGATATTTTAATCTCTTGCATAGCAAatgacactgaatcactgattATTAAATTATGCTGTATAATGGAACTTTGGATTGTTGCATAGTTGGTAGTTGCAGAATCACTACCTCTACAAGGATCATTTAATAGTGCAACAACAGTATTCCAGATTTACATACCGACTGAAACAAATTTCCAACATATTTTCAAACTGGAAGCTAAAATACAGACCATATTCAAGGCATGAATCACACTTCAATTAAGCATGTTAAGGATCAAGCTGAACTAACACACAGCCAACACCTCAATTGAATCGGCTGCCACGCTACCATTGTTTGGCAAGCTTTGGCCACAGCATAGGGCAAATCTCTTTTGCCTATTTTGTTCATTCTTGCCACAAAACAGACTGACCAACGATAAAATACCCAACTCCTTTTTCTTCATCCCAAACATGTAACCATTACTTACAAATAAAAACATGTAACCATTGAAGAGCAATCAAAATACACATATGGTTTATATGTTAGCTAATTGCAAGCCATTAAGTGAGTGAGCTTGGCTTTCCTAATGACAAATCAAAAGGCAATGATTGAACATGGTTGTCGACATAGTTGAACTGTAAAagagaaaacaagaaaagaaaagacaATGTAATGGAATACTAGCAAAAGAGGCAAGGCAAGTATTTCTATGGTTGGCATGAGAGTATAGTTCAAAAGATACATATAGCAAATAAAGGAAAGTAATCTCTAGACAAATTCTGTTTCACTCCTATTCCGATGAGAAACCCAAATATCTCAACTCCTCTAGGAGTCTAATTATTTTGTGGCTTCAAGCTCAAAAAGGAGCCTAACGCCGCCAAGTAGATATAAATGAGTCAGGcatttaaatagaagccctcaatAAGCTAGATAATTTCGGAAAAAGGGTTAACATTCGCATAACCTGACCGAGCACCCAAATTAAGAAATCAGATTACAGTTAAAAGACTACCTTTCATGCATAATATCCATATGAGGTTGATGGTATGGAGACCTAGTAGCCACTTGGTGATAGTAATTAAGAGGAACATGTTGAGGCTCTTGCATGTGATAAGGATCTAGCACCACACCACGTCGAGGCTCGTCAAGAAGTGGAGGATGTAATGATCGTGTGATCTTGTACTGATCTTCAAGAGGATGTGCATGGACATTAATAGGTGCACCCCTTTCGTCAATATGTTGCAATCGTCTTCTTTCTTCATAATCACTTGGTTTTCGAATATCTTCAACGATACGTGATCGTCGCACTTCCTCGATATGTTGTGGAGCTGGCTGAGAAAGGCCAATAGGCTTGAACATTGCCAATAGTCTTTGAACCTACAAGATAGTGCCATGACTTAAAGCATGAAACAAAATTTTGTGCCTTTTATTTTGTATATACAACATTGCAATATAGAACATTCCCCACGactcacttgtttagagttgAGCTCTTGGCTGAACCTGCCTTTTGAGGTGTAGTTCTCCTTAATGGCATTCTTGAAACTGCTCTCAGGAATAGGAAGACAATCCATGTCAATGCTAAATTTAACCTACATCAAGGACacaagttagttagttagttagttagttagttaagtGATAACAATGTCACCATTCAAACATCATCCACTTTGGTTGGCCATCCATCTACAATTAAAAATCCATTTAATGGCTAGAAAAGCAAAGGTTGCATGATAATGTGGAGACCAAACCAAGATAACAACAATCACCACCTTCCTATACTAGGTTAACACAAAGTGCCCTAATTAACTCACCAAACCATCCTTCCGCCATCATTAGTGTAGCAAAAAGTATTGTGCAAGGTAGTCATAGAAACTGTAAAAGCGGATATCTGGATAAACTGAACAGCAATAGAGATAGTAAAACCATAGGGATATTTTGGGTGATGAGGAATTAAATGATCATTCaagcaaacatatttttgtgaATCAATTGATGTAAACATATTTATATGAGGTATGGCATATGTTTGGGATTTAAATCTTGAGCATGGATTTAGGATATGGCATTTGCACTAGGGCAAGCAGCTAAAGAACCAACCTTGGCTCAACTTGAAGCACCGAGGAGGGGGGATGTTCCTTGATTAATGGCTTTCATAGGAGGGTGTACCGCTAGTTATCATCAAAACAATGAGAAAAACAATCCCTGCTCTCTAGAATATCTAGACAACTTTAGTAGCATTCAAAAAATTATTTTCTAGGCAAGTCGGGCAGCATACATCTAAGGTGGTAAACAATATTTTACGAAATTGTATTTTTGTTCCATGAATCTCACATTGTTGACTGTTAACAAATGTACATATTAGTTATTATAATATTTGAAGGGAACACATATAAATAGAGACATTCAAATGCTTGCTGATTGAGGGCAACACATATAAATAGAGGCATTCAAATGCTTCCTGATTTCTCAGACAGGTTTCCACCCAAAataataaagggcgtacccagtgcagagagctcccgctctatgcggggtctggggaagggtgtcagtggcaagcaaAGCACAGGATGATAGGAGTGTGCAAGGCACAGGAATGATAGGAGTGTCCtgcaaaatatgtttttttgAATATGTGCACAGGTGATAGCAAAGCACCCAAAATAATAATTAAAAAAACAGAGCCGGACAGATAGGAGTGTGCAAGGCACAGGATGATGAATGatatgttcaacagctaagtgtcgcggaaatgcgtatgttgcgttggatttgcggtcatacaagaagggatcgagttcggaacgatgatatacgtgagagattaggggtagcgccaattgaagaaaagcttgtccaacaccggttgagatggtttggacatgtgcaacggaaacctccagatgcaccggtgcgtagtggaatcctaagtcaggatagtaacgtgaagagaggcagacgaagaccgaagttgacttgggtagaggcaataaaaggagacttgaaaggatggaatatacccaaagacttagccttagataggagtgcttggaagacagctattcacgtgcctgaaccttgattgcttctgatgggtttcaactctagcctaccccaacttgtttgggacttaaaggctttgttgttgttgttgttgttgtgtttttAGAGGATGGGGACACTGGCTAGTACAGTTTCTTAAGGCTAACAACCCATACATCATGTGTTCAGAACCTGAAAAACACAGTAGCAAACCTACAACAAACAATTCCCCCAATCTTTGTTTCATGGCAATGCAAGTATGGTCATTAGTTGAGATAAGGGCACTTGATACATCAAAAAAGGGCAGACCctgtgccggaggctcccacatgagtggggtccggggaaggaaaaaccgaggcaagccttccccccgcaaatctacggagaggctgcttcacccacgacctggtgactcagtgagacagctctcaccactgcaccaggcctgcccttgaTACATCATAAGAAAAAAAATGCTGCCAAAGGTTACACATGTATTAAAAACAAGACATTCCTAGTTATGTCCCTTGAATGCCCTTGACCATGAACACTATAACAGTGAGCCATTGAGCAAATAAACCGAGATACTATTTTGTCCTATACTCCTATGAATGACAACAGTCATAAACCTACAACATGTGTCCTCACCACCTCAGTATTTCACTGTACTACTTCATTAACTTTGTAAAACTGATTGAGCTGAATTGCAGGACTAAGTTTACCGTACAAGCAAAGCAAACAATAAGATATAAGAATCACCTGTGCAGGGAATTTCCCATCAAAGGCATGTCGCACAAGATCCAATCCTCCCCTTGTATCTGCCTTGTACACCCCATACATTAGCTTGAGGTCAAAATCATACAAGAACAGCTTCGCCCCTGGCCGGATCTTATCCACCACATCCATCTTCCCCCTGGGCAGGCCAAACACGCCGTTCTGGTAGCACTCTGGCTTCGTCCTCGCACTGCACATGAATATGAATCCCGAGCCactttcttcctcctccttttccttccccgtcgtcttccttctcttctcttcCCTCTTCACACGCTCCTCTTCCCTCCCCTTCATCATCTCCTTCCTACTCGTCGTCCTCTCTTCTGCCTCCCCCTCCGTCTTGCTCTGGGCGACCCCGTCACTGGCCCCCTCTACCTTCTTCTCCTCTCTCCCCTTCATCGTCTCCTTCCTACTCAACTTCCTATTCTCCGTTTTGCTCTGCGCGACCCGGTCATCTGCAGTCtctgcggtggcggcggccgccgGACTAGTCTTGACTGGTTTCGGGGCGGGTGTCTGCGCCGAAGCAGACGCCTCAGAGATGCCCGCGGTTTTGACCCCCCTCTTCTTAAACTTGTCGGGCTTGGTCGACCCAGGGGCGGCGGCCTTGggcggcggcgcggaggaggCGTCGCCCATGCGCCTGAGCCTCTTCACCATGGCTGATCAGAACGAGGGAGAATCGAATCCCCACGATCAGTTGCGCTGCATTCAATAAATCAAGCTAGATCCATGTGCTTCCTTTAGTACGATCTATCGAATAGCAATCAACGGATTGTTTCTGAAAGCGTGGATGAGAGGAATAAACCCTAGATGAGGATGgaaggaggacgaggaagagcgCACGGACCTGCGAACCGAGGGAGACGGCGCGAATGGTGAGGACGGGTAGTTGCGTTAGTGATTCCGGATGACCCGAAACTATATATGGGCACGCAGCCCGGGCCCGTGAGCCCGGCACGAAGCCCGGTATTTTGGCCCGGCCCGGTGGGCAGCGGGcctgggctggcacggcccggaggagcaggccgtgcctgggccgcatcTCAAGCATGTGTATAAATATCTATGTAGCCCAAGGCACGCCGGTACAACACGAAGCCCGCttttttttagcccgacacgagcacaACCTGGTCCGGTGATGTGCGGGCCCGAGCTGGCCCGACCCGATACAataggccatgcctgggccgtaccccaggcccgtgggctggcacgacATGGCCCGACTTTTTAGGGTCGGCCCGACAACGGCCCGCCACCCCCTCTCCCCCATGGCccaaggcgacggcccagctgctcttcgtctctccctctcccccacgGCCCAGGGCGACGGCCTAGCTGCTCTCCGCCTCCCCCTTCGTATATAAGCGGCGCcggctccctctcctctccctcaccaAACCCTAAATCATTCGGTCATCTCATTCCCCACCTAGACACCCATCCGCGCCGCTCCGCCCTCTCGAGTCGCTTGATCTCGCATCACCATCTCTGGTGACCTCCCCCGACTCTTATGACCTCGATTCGATCCGCCTACCGTCGTCGAGCCCCTCCCTTCTTCTCCTCCCTGATACCCTCCCTCTCTcccgtctccctctccctctctcccctcgaCCCCTCTAGATCTTGGTGATTATGTAAGTTCTTGTTACTGTCTTCCCTCCATCATCGCTCATCATCCTTGCTAACGGTGCGTCGTCTTCTCTTTGGGGTCGTCGTCTTCTCCGGTACCGGGCTCTAGTTGCGTaggtaaaccctaaccctaaccatctTCTTCTATCTTGATCTGTCTAACTGTTTCTGATTCTATCTGTTCCTCTTCCTCCTTCATCGCTTTGCgcaggtcggtagccgatgctTTGTCCTCTAGCTATGGCATAGAGTGAGCAAGGCGAACACTcgcactatcggtgcagaaagtgaccaacacgtaaatatttatagttttaccgtacattgtgatcggaggtggcctagcactcaatcacacagggtttatactggttcaggcaacacgtcctacgtccagtttgagtcggtcggtgactttattcctgagcctaggtactcgaagtttgcagtggggttacaaacgagaagaagaaagataggggtacaagaggtccggtcggactctggtcagtggagccgagagtgatgggagccccgctATACGCTAAGTGTCTGAGCGTGTACTCATGGTTTGAACCTAGAGGTTATGTtgttgtggactagtgaactGATTGATCCAAatgaatctctatctgttgggagagagcacatccccttttatagatgaagaggatggccttacaagtgagagagagagagtacgtatgccactaagccttgttgcccacaccgatgagtataggatgatggtaggcgctcaCAATACTGTTGtatgttagatgcacgtgggaggtcgtattgtcttcttcgggtatggcagacgtcggcgtcTGCCACACTGTTAcgtctgccacactgttgatacctagaggcatgcaaggggttttaccatgtttgcctagtacgataaatgtcagcgcccacaacactatcgatgcctaaaggcatgtgggggagccttaccgtatgggagttaatggcgcccacaatactataggggaaaatatcagcgcctacaacactgcttaggttttgtcatgctagggaggtcgtagagtactgtttcttgtaggtgtatagggtacggtccctagaattgcggtttgacttatgcgccctgccttactttctctgtctgtttcctggtccttaccgagctggcgtccccggttggttggtcccagtcgactctaattgcgccagtcggagaagagcagtgagcagggatttggcgcatccccggtcggagacacgggtcaAAGTCgaaagcggtgtttggccaggcctttcgatcggagaggccatccgaaggcgggctagagaccgaagcgagcgctctggtcagagaggcaggccagagtcgaAAGCGGGTGCTATTCCTCCtcggccaagccttccggtcaaATATTGGATCGCCCCTCTGGCTTgtcatttaggtacttgggccggcccatgagttacgcATTGTCTGCTTGGGTCaaacctttgttgggaagccggtccgcgagggaccctgggtttatgaacccgataggagccccaaGCCCCCGCGGGTGTACCcctaagcccccgggtgattcgagcagGATCACCTGGGGgtttttgtcagcgggcgtgtgtgcgtgtttttagtcaaGACGAAGTCGTCAACTAAGGCGTcgttgcgcagccgaggcagttagttttgggatcgggcgaggtagagctcatggatcctggtgtcggtgcgcgctgtgggattgggcgaggcagttagtttttagggatcgaacGAGATAGAGCTCACGGGTCCTAGCGTTGGTGCGCACTGTGGGATCAGGCGAGTTAGAGTTatggatcctggccttggtgcagccCATGCAGCCGAGTTAGTTTacttagttagtttagggatcgggcgagacggagctcgtggatcctaatggggcgagttcggggtcgtagacccaggcgttttgGTGTGCTGTcgaggcgtagccgagggatggggcgagttcagggtcgtagacccaggtgtttggtgtgcagtcgaggcgtagccaagggatggggcgagttcggggtcgcagacctaggcgtttggtgtgcagtcgaggcgtagccgagggatggggcgagttcggggtcacagacccaagcgtttggtgtgcagtcgaggcgtagccgatggatggggcaagttcggggtcacaaacccaggcatttggtgtgtagtcgaggcatagccgagggatggggcgagttcgggatCACAGACCCAcgcatttggtgtgcagtcgaggcgtagccgagggatggggcgagttcagggtcgtagacccaggcgtttggtgtgtagtcgaggcgtagccgagggatggggcgagtttggggtcgcagacc encodes:
- the LOC136478086 gene encoding uncharacterized protein, which produces MVKRLRRMGDASSAPPPKAAAPGSTKPDKFKKRGVKTAGISEASASAQTPAPKPVKTSPAAAATAETADDRVAQSKTENRKLSRKETMKGREEKKVEGASDGVAQSKTEGEAEERTTSRKEMMKGREEERVKREEKRRKTTGKEKEEEESGSGFIFMCSARTKPECYQNGVFGLPRGKMDVVDKIRPGAKLFLYDFDLKLMYGVYKADTRGGLDLVRHAFDGKFPAQVKFSIDMDCLPIPESSFKNAIKENYTSKGRFSQELNSKQVQRLLAMFKPIGLSQPAPQHIEEVRRSRIVEDIRKPSDYEERRRLQHIDERGAPINVHAHPLEDQYKITRSLHPPLLDEPRRGVVLDPYHMQEPQHVPLNYYHQVATRSPYHQPHMDIMHERTAAEATVRDPLLVRDHRALPGELAARSERVDELYRSYKLSTRAMDFNPGASYQTTYEHPTSVYGEGIQRPVLTRVNGPSLPVSTRYSFAGPPGY